In a single window of the Streptobacillus ratti genome:
- a CDS encoding helix-turn-helix domain-containing protein: protein MRLYFMCDKFDIKTNPNLVIALGEYIRNKRTKKSIGLREMADKLNISPAYLSNLELGKHNMTNPLLLKNIARILEIDHLKLYKIIGYTDKDRRELRNEIWNEIIEDISDEKIIDIMQDLSKMTSSQISLVKQYVKLIRKT from the coding sequence ATGAGGCTTTATTTTATGTGTGATAAATTTGATATAAAAACGAATCCTAATTTAGTTATAGCATTAGGAGAATATATTAGAAATAAAAGAACTAAAAAATCAATAGGACTTAGAGAAATGGCTGATAAATTAAACATCAGCCCTGCTTATTTATCTAATTTAGAATTAGGAAAACATAATATGACTAATCCTTTATTATTAAAAAATATAGCTAGGATATTAGAAATTGATCATCTGAAATTATATAAAATAATAGGGTATACAGATAAAGATAGGCGTGAACTAAGAAATGAAATATGGAATGAAATAATAGAAGATATTTCTGATGAAAAAATCATAGATATCATGCAGGATTTAAGTAAAATGACCTCAAGTCAAATAAGTTTGGTTAAACAGTATGTTAAATTAATTAGGAAAACTTAA
- a CDS encoding L-ribulose-5-phosphate 3-epimerase, translating into MQLGIYEKALPKKYSFKEKIKLAKELGFTFIEISVDESDERLARLDWNIDTINELKCELNINNMRIPTMTFSGHRRYPMGSHDENIRKKSMELMEKAILLADRLGIRIVQLAGYDVYYEESDEITEKYFIENLSKALKMAEEYNVCLAIEIMDHPFINSITKYMKYSKLVNSPYLKVYPDLGNLSAWQENDISKELELGMFNKEIVAIHVKDTLAVTDNFPGKFKEVDFGAGCVDFVKCFKKLFSLNYSGPFLIEMWTENYSDIEQGKEEVKKAREFVLEAMRKGGYLC; encoded by the coding sequence TTGCAATTAGGAATTTATGAAAAGGCTTTGCCTAAGAAATATAGTTTTAAAGAAAAAATAAAACTTGCTAAAGAACTAGGATTTACTTTTATAGAGATTTCTGTAGATGAAAGTGATGAAAGACTTGCTAGACTTGATTGGAATATAGATACAATAAATGAATTAAAATGTGAGTTAAATATTAATAATATGAGAATACCAACTATGACCTTTAGTGGTCATAGGAGGTATCCTATGGGTTCTCATGATGAAAATATTAGAAAAAAATCTATGGAACTGATGGAAAAGGCTATACTTTTAGCAGATAGATTAGGGATTAGAATAGTTCAGTTAGCAGGTTATGATGTTTATTATGAAGAAAGTGATGAAATAACTGAAAAGTATTTTATAGAAAATTTATCTAAAGCTTTAAAAATGGCTGAGGAATATAATGTATGTTTAGCTATAGAAATTATGGATCATCCGTTTATAAACTCAATTACTAAATATATGAAATATTCAAAATTAGTAAATTCACCATACCTTAAAGTATATCCAGACTTAGGAAATTTAAGTGCTTGGCAAGAAAATGATATATCAAAAGAATTAGAATTAGGAATGTTTAATAAAGAAATTGTAGCAATACATGTTAAAGATACTCTTGCAGTAACAGATAATTTCCCAGGGAAATTTAAGGAAGTAGATTTTGGTGCTGGTTGTGTAGATTTTGTTAAATGTTTTAAAAAGTTATTCTCTTTAAATTATTCAGGTCCATTTTTAATAGAAATGTGGACTGAAAATTATAGCGATATTGAACAAGGTAAAGAAGAAGTTAAAAAAGCAAGAGAGTTTGTTTTAGAGGCTATGAGAAAAGGAGGATATTTATGTTAG
- a CDS encoding PTS sugar transporter subunit IIB yields MKVLAVCGSGMGTSMIMKMKMKKVLDKLNITADVSSCSIGEAKSGLNNYDIVISSIHMVGELNVKAPTILIGVQNMLNEAELEEKLKLAGIGV; encoded by the coding sequence ATGAAAGTTTTAGCAGTTTGTGGAAGTGGAATGGGAACTAGTATGATTATGAAAATGAAGATGAAAAAGGTTCTTGATAAATTAAATATAACTGCAGATGTTAGTTCTTGTAGTATTGGAGAAGCAAAATCAGGATTAAATAATTACGATATAGTTATTAGTTCTATTCATATGGTAGGAGAATTAAATGTTAAAGCTCCAACTATATTAATAGGTGTACAAAATATGTTAAATGAAGCTGAACTAGAAGAAAAATTAAAATTAGCTGGAATAGGAGTATAA
- the araD gene encoding L-ribulose-5-phosphate 4-epimerase: MLEKLKEEVFKANIELPKRGVVIYTWGNVSGIDRETNLIVIKPSGVDYENMKVSDMVVVDLDGNVVEGHLKPSSDTPTHIELYKKYKEIGAIVHTHSTHAVMWAQAGKDIPAYGTTHADYFYGNIPCTRKMSENEIKNDYEKETGSVIIETLEERNINPLYVPAVLVHSHGPFTWGKNPAEAVHNTVVLEQVAKMAIMTETINPKVNRMQQELLDKHFLRKHGKNAYYGQK, from the coding sequence ATGTTAGAAAAATTAAAAGAAGAAGTTTTTAAGGCTAATATAGAATTACCTAAAAGAGGTGTTGTAATTTATACATGGGGTAATGTTAGTGGAATAGATAGAGAAACTAACCTTATAGTAATTAAACCTAGTGGTGTAGATTACGAAAATATGAAAGTTAGTGATATGGTTGTAGTTGACTTAGATGGAAATGTAGTTGAAGGACATTTAAAACCATCATCAGATACACCAACTCATATAGAATTGTATAAAAAGTATAAAGAAATAGGAGCTATAGTTCACACTCATTCTACTCACGCTGTTATGTGGGCTCAAGCAGGTAAAGATATACCTGCATATGGAACTACTCATGCTGATTATTTCTATGGAAATATACCATGTACTAGAAAAATGTCTGAAAATGAAATAAAAAATGACTATGAAAAAGAAACAGGAAGTGTTATAATAGAAACATTAGAAGAAAGAAATATTAATCCTTTATATGTGCCTGCTGTTTTAGTACATAGTCATGGACCTTTTACATGGGGTAAAAATCCAGCTGAAGCAGTTCATAATACTGTAGTACTAGAACAAGTTGCAAAAATGGCAATAATGACTGAAACTATTAACCCAAAAGTTAATAGAATGCAACAAGAATTGTTAGATAAACATTTTTTAAGAAAACATGGTAAAAATGCGTATTATGGACAAAAGTAA
- the uidA gene encoding beta-glucuronidase, producing the protein MLYPLSTLSREIIDLNGIWDFNFENDLTKYKISVPASFNDQFSEFEKKHYVGNMFYKKDFIVSKYMLEKRIYLRFGSVSHIAKVYVNNIFVGEHKGGFTPFEFEITEFVKLGENNLEVLVSNVLDYSSLPVGNYKEIKDENGNVVKKLVDENFDFFNYAGIHRPVKLWIKPKNHIEDITITYDVFDKNAKVNVKVDFMGEAKEIRVTILDEENNIVAGGNNLNISNVKLWQPLNAYLYKAKVELINKSDEVEDEYIEEFGIRTVEVRDNKFLINGKPFYFKGFGKHEDTYLHGRGLDEVANVVDISRMKWLGANSFRTSHYPYSEEMMRLADREGFVVIDETTAVGLMENFGFNLMGNPEKKNTWETLNTKEAHEQVIKELIKRDKNHACVVMWSIANESSTAEVGAYEYFEPLFKLARKLDAQNRPCTFINIMLAPAGKCLASSLCDVICLNRYYGWYVDLSDLETAEINMRKELEYWHKLFPDKPIMFTEYGADTISGMHDIDIRTPFTEEFQIEYYKMNEKVFDSLDYFVGEQTWNFADFQTKFGIFRVQGNKKGVFTRERAPKLVAHHLRKRWNNIPEFNYKLK; encoded by the coding sequence ATGCTATATCCATTATCAACATTAAGTAGGGAAATTATTGATTTAAATGGTATATGGGACTTTAATTTTGAAAATGATTTAACAAAATATAAGATTAGTGTTCCTGCATCTTTTAATGATCAATTTTCTGAGTTTGAAAAGAAACATTATGTAGGAAATATGTTCTACAAAAAAGATTTTATTGTATCAAAATATATGTTGGAAAAAAGAATTTATTTAAGATTTGGCTCCGTATCACATATTGCAAAAGTATATGTTAATAATATTTTTGTAGGGGAACACAAAGGTGGATTTACACCTTTTGAGTTTGAAATTACAGAATTTGTTAAATTAGGAGAAAATAATTTAGAAGTATTAGTTTCAAATGTACTAGATTATAGTTCACTTCCAGTAGGTAACTATAAAGAGATTAAAGATGAAAATGGTAATGTAGTAAAAAAATTAGTAGATGAAAATTTTGATTTCTTTAATTATGCAGGAATACATAGACCTGTAAAGTTATGGATTAAACCTAAAAATCATATAGAAGATATAACTATTACATATGATGTATTTGATAAAAATGCAAAAGTAAATGTAAAAGTAGATTTTATGGGAGAAGCAAAGGAAATAAGAGTAACAATTTTAGATGAAGAAAATAATATAGTTGCTGGAGGAAATAATTTAAATATATCAAATGTAAAATTATGGCAACCTTTAAATGCCTATTTATATAAGGCTAAGGTTGAGTTAATTAATAAATCTGATGAAGTAGAAGATGAATACATAGAAGAATTTGGTATAAGAACAGTTGAAGTTAGGGATAATAAATTCTTAATCAATGGAAAACCTTTTTATTTTAAAGGATTTGGTAAACATGAGGATACATATTTACATGGTAGAGGATTAGATGAAGTGGCTAATGTAGTAGACATCAGTAGAATGAAATGGTTAGGAGCTAATTCATTTAGAACCTCACATTATCCATATTCTGAAGAAATGATGAGACTTGCAGATAGAGAAGGTTTTGTTGTAATAGATGAAACAACAGCTGTAGGACTAATGGAAAATTTTGGATTTAATCTTATGGGAAATCCAGAAAAGAAGAATACATGGGAAACTTTAAATACAAAAGAAGCACATGAACAAGTAATAAAGGAGTTGATTAAAAGAGATAAAAATCATGCTTGTGTTGTTATGTGGTCTATAGCAAATGAATCATCTACTGCTGAAGTTGGTGCATATGAATATTTTGAACCATTATTTAAACTTGCAAGAAAATTAGATGCTCAAAATAGACCATGTACATTTATAAATATCATGCTTGCACCAGCTGGAAAATGTTTAGCTTCTAGTTTATGTGATGTAATTTGTTTAAATAGATATTATGGTTGGTATGTAGATTTATCTGACTTAGAAACAGCAGAAATAAATATGAGAAAAGAATTGGAATATTGGCATAAATTATTCCCAGATAAACCAATAATGTTTACAGAATATGGAGCAGATACTATTTCAGGAATGCACGATATAGATATTAGAACACCATTTACAGAGGAATTTCAAATAGAATATTACAAAATGAATGAAAAAGTATTTGATAGTTTAGATTATTTTGTAGGGGAACAAACATGGAACTTTGCAGATTTTCAAACAAAATTTGGAATATTTAGAGTTCAAGGAAATAAAAAAGGTGTATTTACAAGAGAAAGAGCACCAAAATTAGTAGCCCATCACTTAAGAAAAAGATGGAATAATATACCTGAATTTAATTATAAGTTAAAATAA
- a CDS encoding PTS sugar transporter subunit IIA, whose protein sequence is MNIVDSLKDNKSIQLGKNVSNWQEAIELLFEPLLKNGAIKPEYPKAIIERTNEIGPFYIIGPGIAMPHERGEMGAIKNAFTFLTLNDAIEFPTGEMIDILIGFSATDSETHIAEVIPQIVTLFDDEESFDRIRDKKTPEELLAYIEEVIK, encoded by the coding sequence ATGAACATAGTAGATTCATTAAAGGATAATAAATCTATACAATTAGGGAAAAATGTGTCTAATTGGCAAGAAGCTATAGAATTACTTTTTGAACCTTTATTGAAAAATGGAGCAATTAAACCAGAATATCCTAAGGCTATAATAGAAAGAACAAATGAAATAGGTCCTTTCTATATCATAGGTCCAGGAATTGCAATGCCACATGAAAGAGGAGAAATGGGAGCTATAAAAAATGCTTTTACATTTTTAACTTTAAATGATGCAATAGAATTTCCAACAGGAGAAATGATAGATATATTAATAGGATTTTCTGCTACGGATTCAGAAACTCATATAGCAGAAGTTATTCCACAAATAGTTACTTTATTTGACGATGAAGAATCTTTTGATAGAATTAGAGATAAAAAAACACCAGAAGAATTATTAGCATATATAGAAGAAGTTATTAAATAG
- a CDS encoding VCBS repeat-containing protein, with product MEIIKQRLGDLDRAYCASHLKTSNGYKIIVASEAYVDEGRPCYSYGGNDFSEVETMWESGGGCMSIVQIPGKENEIIAIKDFYLKESPSRSKIVWGVYENGKWTFKDIIKKEYIHRFSLAKVDEDVYIVLATISNKKEHKEDWRVPGSIFAAKLPKDLNEKIELQEIKTDLYRNHGFYHDTREGHNEIYFGSDQGIDKLYINGDTSNWKFERICDFPTGEIAVSDLDGDGVDEIITIEAFHGDKIRIYNQTTGKLVKVYEYENKIDFAHALVATKFRGVNTFVCGVRRIESELFYIQYVDGKYVSTIIEKGVGTANLDAINLEDEDIIISANHTKNESAIYRIK from the coding sequence ATGGAAATAATAAAACAAAGATTAGGAGATTTAGATAGAGCTTATTGTGCTAGTCATTTAAAAACTTCTAATGGGTATAAGATAATAGTTGCAAGTGAAGCTTATGTTGATGAGGGAAGACCATGTTATAGCTATGGAGGTAATGATTTTTCTGAAGTAGAAACAATGTGGGAAAGTGGTGGTGGATGTATGTCTATCGTCCAAATTCCTGGTAAAGAAAATGAAATTATAGCTATAAAAGATTTCTATTTAAAAGAATCTCCAAGTAGATCAAAAATAGTTTGGGGAGTTTATGAAAATGGAAAATGGACTTTCAAAGATATAATAAAAAAAGAATATATACATAGATTTTCTTTAGCTAAAGTTGATGAAGATGTTTATATAGTACTGGCTACTATATCAAATAAAAAAGAACACAAAGAAGATTGGAGAGTTCCAGGTTCTATATTTGCAGCTAAATTACCTAAAGATTTAAATGAAAAAATTGAATTGCAAGAAATTAAAACAGATTTATATAGAAATCATGGATTTTACCATGACACTAGAGAGGGTCATAATGAAATATATTTTGGAAGTGACCAAGGAATAGACAAGCTATATATCAATGGTGATACATCTAATTGGAAATTTGAAAGAATATGCGATTTTCCAACAGGAGAAATAGCTGTATCAGATTTAGATGGCGATGGAGTAGATGAAATAATAACTATAGAAGCTTTCCATGGAGATAAAATTAGAATATATAATCAAACAACTGGAAAATTAGTTAAAGTTTATGAATATGAAAATAAGATAGACTTTGCACATGCTTTAGTTGCTACTAAGTTTAGAGGAGTAAATACTTTTGTTTGTGGAGTTAGAAGAATAGAATCTGAATTATTCTATATACAATATGTAGATGGTAAATATGTTTCTACTATTATAGAAAAAGGAGTAGGAACAGCTAATTTAGATGCTATCAATTTAGAAGATGAAGATATAATTATATCTGCAAATCATACTAAAAATGAATCAGCAATATATAGAATTAAGTAA
- a CDS encoding HAD family hydrolase: MKKIVCVDSDGCVMDTMNYKHIECFGPLAADLWNIEEREEFLTLWNNINLYSKTRGINRFQGLNEIFKIFSEKYPKYSKLNDVDNWIKTTNELSNNSLIREIETKNSEELKKALNWSLEVNKRIVSLEGMDKPFEKVKEAFEEMKDKVKIVIVSSANKEAILSEWERHDLLKYVDIVMGQDMGTKKDCIKKILDEGIDVNDVLMIGDSPGDITAAKENNVYFYPIIFDDEARSWIRFKEEILDKFINNQYEDQKYIDEYNSKL, from the coding sequence ATGAAAAAAATTGTATGTGTTGATTCTGATGGTTGTGTAATGGATACAATGAACTATAAGCATATAGAATGTTTTGGTCCTCTTGCAGCTGATTTGTGGAACATTGAAGAAAGAGAAGAATTTTTAACATTATGGAATAATATTAACCTATATTCAAAAACTAGAGGTATAAATAGGTTTCAAGGATTAAATGAAATATTTAAAATATTTAGTGAAAAATATCCTAAATATTCAAAACTTAATGATGTTGATAATTGGATAAAAACTACTAATGAGTTATCTAATAATTCTTTAATTAGGGAAATAGAGACTAAAAATTCAGAGGAATTAAAGAAAGCCTTAAATTGGAGTTTAGAAGTTAATAAAAGAATAGTTTCTTTAGAGGGTATGGATAAACCATTTGAAAAGGTTAAAGAAGCTTTTGAGGAAATGAAAGATAAAGTAAAAATAGTAATAGTATCATCTGCAAATAAGGAGGCTATACTTTCTGAATGGGAAAGACATGATTTACTTAAATATGTAGATATAGTAATGGGTCAAGATATGGGTACAAAAAAAGATTGCATAAAGAAAATATTAGATGAGGGTATAGATGTAAACGATGTATTAATGATAGGAGATTCTCCTGGAGATATTACTGCTGCAAAAGAAAACAATGTATATTTTTATCCAATAATATTTGATGATGAAGCAAGAAGTTGGATTAGATTTAAAGAAGAAATTTTAGATAAGTTTATTAATAACCAATATGAAGATCAAAAATATATTGATGAATACAACAGTAAATTATAG
- a CDS encoding glycoside hydrolase family 3 protein, with protein sequence MSKLVNLREKPYCLNDEQIKWVEDTLASITDEEKIGQLFFNLFWLGNLGPEESKYSNEEIVTKFKVGGARYQGGNKYEVMNLLNSLQKNSKIPLLIAANCDSGGNGACSDGTYIATAAMCEASGDLEVSYNAGYVSGVEEEALGINVNFDPCVDILKNWRNTIVNTRAYGRDADVVIKHTNSYLKGLDKSNIIKCIKHFPGDGTEERDQHLILGVNELTVEEWEKSFGEVYRNHINNGVEMIMAGHIALPHYQKLINPSLEDKDILPATLSKELLEDLLKDKLNFNGLVITDASHMLGMTASMRRKDYVPLAIASGCDMFLFFNDIDEDFNYMLEGYRNGVITEERLNDAVRRILGLKAKLNLHIKQKENTLLKDEKGLDVIGCEKHLKMQKDAVDKGISLIKNTKFELPIRPETHKKIRLYILEGEKNGIYRPNEKFQEYCIKKLEEKGFEVTVNESGKREKGSIEQYRSEVDAALVFANIKGYAEANNMRIKWSGPMSNEIPWYVHEVPTVMVSFNFTNHLHDATMVKCYINAYCDNEVTIDALIEKLMGESEFKGQHFNENVWAGQWQSKL encoded by the coding sequence ATGTCAAAATTAGTTAATTTAAGAGAAAAACCATACTGTTTAAATGATGAGCAAATTAAATGGGTGGAAGATACTTTAGCTAGTATCACAGATGAAGAAAAAATTGGACAATTATTCTTTAATTTATTTTGGTTAGGTAATTTAGGACCTGAAGAATCAAAATATTCAAATGAGGAGATTGTTACGAAGTTTAAAGTTGGTGGTGCAAGATACCAAGGTGGAAATAAATATGAGGTAATGAATCTTTTAAATAGTTTACAAAAGAACTCTAAAATACCTTTACTTATTGCTGCCAATTGTGATTCAGGTGGTAATGGTGCATGTTCAGATGGAACATATATTGCAACAGCCGCTATGTGTGAGGCAAGTGGAGATTTAGAAGTTTCATATAACGCAGGATATGTAAGTGGTGTAGAGGAAGAAGCATTAGGAATTAATGTTAATTTTGATCCATGTGTAGATATACTTAAAAATTGGAGAAACACTATAGTAAATACAAGAGCTTATGGTAGAGATGCAGATGTTGTTATTAAACATACTAATTCATATCTTAAAGGATTAGATAAAAGTAATATTATTAAATGTATTAAACATTTTCCTGGTGATGGAACAGAAGAAAGAGATCAACATTTAATTTTAGGAGTAAATGAACTTACAGTAGAAGAATGGGAAAAATCTTTTGGAGAAGTTTATAGAAATCATATTAATAATGGTGTTGAAATGATAATGGCAGGACATATTGCACTTCCACATTATCAAAAATTAATAAATCCAAGTCTTGAGGATAAAGATATTTTACCAGCAACATTATCTAAAGAATTATTAGAAGATTTATTAAAAGATAAATTAAACTTTAATGGTCTTGTAATAACAGATGCTTCTCATATGTTAGGTATGACAGCTAGTATGAGAAGAAAAGATTATGTACCTTTAGCAATAGCATCAGGTTGTGATATGTTCTTATTCTTTAATGACATAGATGAAGACTTTAACTATATGCTAGAGGGTTATAGAAATGGAGTAATAACAGAGGAAAGATTAAATGATGCAGTTAGAAGAATATTAGGTTTAAAAGCAAAATTAAATTTACATATTAAACAAAAAGAAAATACTTTATTAAAAGATGAAAAAGGCTTAGATGTAATAGGTTGTGAAAAACATCTTAAGATGCAAAAAGATGCTGTTGATAAAGGAATTAGTTTAATAAAAAATACTAAATTTGAATTACCTATTAGACCTGAAACACATAAAAAAATCAGACTATATATACTTGAGGGAGAGAAAAACGGTATATATAGACCTAATGAAAAATTTCAAGAATACTGTATTAAAAAATTAGAAGAAAAAGGATTTGAAGTAACGGTAAATGAATCAGGAAAAAGAGAAAAAGGTTCTATAGAACAATACAGAAGTGAAGTAGATGCAGCATTAGTTTTTGCAAATATCAAAGGATATGCTGAAGCAAATAATATGAGAATAAAATGGAGTGGACCTATGTCTAATGAAATTCCATGGTATGTACATGAAGTTCCAACAGTAATGGTATCCTTTAATTTCACTAATCATTTACATGATGCTACTATGGTTAAATGCTATATAAACGCATATTGTGATAATGAGGTAACTATAGATGCTTTAATAGAAAAATTAATGGGAGAATCAGAATTTAAAGGTCAACATTTTAATGAAAATGTATGGGCTGGTCAATGGCAATCTAAATTATAA